The following coding sequences lie in one Danio rerio strain Tuebingen ecotype United States chromosome 25, GRCz12tu, whole genome shotgun sequence genomic window:
- the si:ch1073-281m9.1 gene encoding uncharacterized protein C11orf96 homolog, with protein sequence MAARPMETVGFAVLPAHILASAMEEFPQQLPVPKCLARGRNRPRRPRDARFKTQPVTFAEIAEVEEEGASPLEEERARRSFLQSLESLRRSTQTLQHAGSTQSCRTTSAQASLDSSDSDSTP encoded by the coding sequence ATGGCTGCACGCCCAATGGAGACAGTGGGTTTCGCTGTTCTACCAGCACACATCTTGGCATCGGCCATGGAGGAGTTTCCTCAGCAGCTCCCCGTCCCCAAGTGCCTCGCTCGGGGTCGAAACCGTCCAAGGCGGCCTAGAGATGCCCGCTTCAAAACCCAGCCGGTCACTTTTGCAGAGATAGCAGAAGTGGAGGAGGAAGGAGCTTCGCCTCTGGAGGAAGAAAGAGCGAGACGGTCCTTCCTTCAGTCGCTGGAGAGTCTGAGGAGAAGCACACAGACCTTACAGCATGCAGGATCCACACAGAGCTGCCGCACTACTTCTGCACAAGCCAGTCTGGACTCCAGTGACTCAGATTCAACACCCTGA